The Sulfurospirillum sp. UCH001 genome segment GAGATGAAAATCTATACACTAATGCCAAAACTTTTACAACAGATCGAAAGCTCGCCCATGCTTCGTGAAAAGATTTTCGCCATAGAATTTTTGGCTTCTTCAGAGCATCTTTTAGTCACACTTATTTATCACAAGCCTTTAAATGAAGTATGGGAAAGTGAAGCAAAAGAGCTTGAAAAAGCATTTCGCATTTTTATCATTGGTCGAAGTCGTGGAATGAAAAGGGTTCTTAGTCAAGATTTTGTAGAAGATCGTTTTGATATTGCTGCTAAGACTTATCGTTATAACATCATTGAAGGTGGATTTTCACAACCAAACCGTGCTATGAATCAGAAGATGATCAGCTGGGTTTTAGGTCATCTTGAGAACTGTGAAGATTTATTAGAGCTGTACTGTGGCTATGGTAATTTTACCATTCCAATGGCTGGAAGATTTAAAAAAGTTTTAGCAACTGAGATTTCTAAAACATCCATTGCATCGGCGCTTCAAAACTGCGAACTCAATGATACGCATAATATCACTTTTCTACGCATGAGTGCCGAGGAGCTTACTTCTGCACTGAAAAAAGAACGCGAATACAACCGTTTAAAAGGCATTCATCTTGAAGATTACCGCTTTAGCCATGTCTTTGTTGATCCACCTCGTTCAGGTATGGATGAAGCAAGTTTAGAGTTTATCTCCCAATTTGAGAACATCATCTACATTTCATGTAATCCTGAAACGCTTAAACGTGATCTTGAAGTGTTAACGAAGAAGTACGCCATCTGCCATTTTGCACTATTCGATCAATTCCCGAATACGGAGCACTTGGAGTCTGGCGTTATTTTAAAGCGAATCTAACCCTAAAAAGAGGGTTAGATTTTAAAGAGAGCAAGTTTAGACGCTAGGGTTTCAGAGAGTCCTAAAAGTTGTTGTGAAGATGTGTTTAGATTTTTGACATCATTGCTATTTTGCATAGATGACTCGTAAAGTTCACCGATATTTTTTATGATCGTTGCGGTGTCATTTGAGAGTTTTTGTGACACATTAGAAGCAATTAAAGAGGCATCAGATGCTTCTTTGATAATGGCTTCCGTATTACTGATTTTAGCTTCTACTTCTTCAGAATTATGTGCCATTTGTTCGATAAATTTATAATTTTTACTCATTTGATCGCTTGCATCCATGATATTTTGAACAATCACATTGATCGTTGCATTAATTTCTGTCAAGCTTTTTTGTGTTCTCTCAGCTAAGTTTCGTACTTCATCTGCAACAACGGCAAATCCACGTCCATGTTCTCCTGCTCGTGCAGCTTCAATAGCAGCATTAAGCGCTAAAAGATTTGTTTGATCTGCGATATCTGAGATAACCGTAAGAACATTTTTGACTTGATTGGCATCGTTGCTGAGTTGTTGGAGGCGCTCAGACGTATGAGATTCTACTTCTGATGCTTGTTGAATATTATTAACTAAGTTTTTAATCTCTAATGCAGTGGTATTAAGCGTCTGGGAAGCATTTAGAATATTTTGGCTTGTTTGAGAGGCATTGCATGTATTTTGCTCTAGTGTTAATTTCATGGCATCGCCCAAATCTTTTGTTTTCTTTACAAAATCACGCTCTTCCGCCATACGTTTATCGACATCATTGGAAATTGCTGAGAATTGGTGTGCCATTTGGGCACTTTGTGACGATGTTTGTGTCGATGTAACAACGGTTGTGTGAATTTTTTCGATGAATTGATTGATGTTGTCTGATAGATCAGCAATCTCATCTTTTGAATTAATTTGAATACGTTTGGTGAGATCTCCACTTCCTTTTGCAAGATCAAGTGTAATGGCAAAAAGAGCATCTATGGAGTTTGTCATACTTACAATCATAACACGTGTAAAGACGAAGAAAAATATCATACCGCATATGGATCCAATAATTAAAATCAATCGCTCAGTTCCTGTAATGAGAAAAGAGACCAAGATAATATTGGCCATAAAACCACACAAAACTCCAATGGCTAAAAACCAGCCCTTGGTTTTAATCTTAATTTGATTAAGAAACATTAACCCCTCCTTATGTATGTAAACCCCCTGATTATAACAAATTAACATGACAAAAGCCATGGATAATCGAGGCAAAAGCTATGAAGTGCTAAACTTCTAACTTAATTTATTTTAAGGAGCCAAAATGGAATGCGACATTTCAAACATTAGCATGCCTGGTGATGCAGGCATTAAAGACATTTTTTCGATGTGTAAGAGCATTGCCATTATTGGACTATCTCCTGATCCTACCAAAGATAGCCATAGAGTAGCGCGCTACTTACAAGGACATGGGTTTAAAATTTATCCGATTTATCCGAAAGAAGAGACAATTTTGGGTGAGAAAGTTTACCGTAGTCTTTTAGACATCCCTGGGCAAGTGGATATGGTAGATATGTTTCGCAAACCTGAAATTGCAGATAGCTTAATCGAAGAAGTTTTAAAAAAAGGTGACGTTAAAGTCTTTTGGTTACAAATAGGTATCATCAACAATAAAGCATGTGCTAAAGCACAAGAACATGGCTTAATTGCCGTGCAGAATCGATGTACCAAGGTAGAATATGAAAGGTTAATGAAATAATGATATCTCTTAGTGAAATTGTAAAAGCAAAACGACAACTGGGAAACGTTGTCACAAAAACACCTTGTGCATTGGCTCCACATTTAAGTGATGAAGTAGGTGCCCAAGTCTATTTGAAAAAAGAAAATCTTCAAATTACAGGTGCCTATAAACTTAGAGGTGCTTACAATAAAATAGCCTCTTTAACGAAAGAAGAGCGTAAAAAAGGTGTTATCGCAGCCAGTGCTGGCAATCATGCGCAAGGCGTTGCATACTCAGCACGTAGTTTTGGAATCTCAGCAACAATTGTTATGCCTGAAGCAACCCCTCTTTTAAAAGTAACAGGAACAAAGGCTTTGGGTGCTGAAGTGATTTTACATGGTGATAATTACGATGAAGCTTATGCGTATGCGTTAACGTATGCAAAAGAGCATGGACTGACTTTTATCCACCCTTTTGAAGATCCTACGGTGATTGCTGGACAAGGAACGGTAGCACTTGAGATGATTGATGAGATCAATGATCTTGATATCGTAGTTGTTCCTATTGGTGGAGGAGGGCTTATCAGCGGTATGAGTTCTGCCATCAAACAGATCGATCCAAAAATTAAAGTCATTGGTGTTAATGCTTCTGGTGCACCTGCTATGTATGAATCATTTTATGCCAAAAAAGCTATTAACTCTAAAAGTGTTCGCACCATCGCTGATGGTATTGCTGTACGTGATGTCAGTGAGTCGAATTTAGAGCATATCCTAGAGTGTGTAGATGAAGTGGTAACCGTTGATGATGAAGAAATCGCTGCTGCAATTTTGTTTCTACTTGAGCGCCAAAAACTGGTTGTTGAGGGTGGAGGAGCAGCGAGTGTGGCTGCTATTATGCATCAAAAATTTGCTTTTACGAAAGATATGAAAATTGGAGCTGTTTTAAGTGGTGGCAACATCGATGTGCAGATGCTTTCTGTCATTATCGAAAAAGGTTTGATTAAATCACATCGTAAAATGAAGTTGGTCATTACACTTATCGATAAGCCGGGCTCACTGATGCGTCTGACAGACCTATTTAAAAATGCTAATGCCAACATTATTCAAATTGATTATGATCGTTTCTCAACGAAACTTTCTTATGGAGATGCACAAATTACGATTATGCTAGAAACAAAAGGGTTAGAGCATCAACAAATGATTCGTGGACTTTTAGAAGAAGCTGGGTATCCATTTACAGAAGAAGTTTAAAGAAAGAGTGAGGAGAAAAGCTCCTCACTTGTGTTTAATCTAGTTGTTCGTATGCTTCCAAAAGACTTTCTCGAAGCACATCTGCAAGTGCTTCTCCATCGACACAATACTCTTTAAGAAATGTATCTAAGTGACTTAAAAGCTCAAAAAGCTCTGCTTCAATTTCTTGTGAACTTTTTTGTTTTGCCATGAGTGTTTCAAAAAAGACTAGTTTGCGAATGAAGTTAGAAAGAAGCTCTAACGCTTCTTCTTCATTTTTTCCTTCAAGAAGTTTAAAAGGACGCTCATTAGGCGTTTTAGAACTATCAAGGCTCTGTTTGATTTCACGTACACGCTCTTGGATGATCGCTGAGAACTTAGCATAACGTTCATGTGAACTTTCATCAACAAAGGTATCTAACCTGTTTGTTAATTTACCTATCTGTTTTACCAGTACAAAAGCTACCATCGCTACAATCATCAAAACAGGAATCAATTGCTCCATCTCTTATCCTCATCTTATAACAAAATCAGTGCGATAAGATTTGCTCCAAAAAGAGTTTAAGTCGATCTGACTCAGGATTTTGGAAAAACTCTTCAGGTGTGTTTTCTTCAACGATTTGACCTGCATCCATAAAGATAATTCTATCGGCTACCTTTTTAGCAAAGCCCATCTCATGCGTTACACACACCATTGTTTTATCTTCGCGTGCTAATTCTATCATAACATCCAAAACTTCAGCAACCATTTCAGGATCAAGCGCAGAAGTTGGCTCATCAAAAAGCATAATTTTTGGATTTTTACATAAACTTCGTGCGATCGCAACGCGCTGTTGTTGTCCGCCTGAAAGCTGATTTGGGTATTTGTGTGCTTGATTTGCAATACCTACGCGCTCCAAATACTTCATTGCCATTGCTTCTGCCTCTTTACGTGGCATTTTTCGAACCCAAATAGGCGCAAGTGTAAGATTGTCTAAAATCGTTAAATGCGGGAAGAGATTAAAGTGTTGGAACACCATGGCAACTTCTTCACGAATGGCTTTGATTTTTTTAACATCGTTAATAAGATCAATGCCATCCACGGTGATGCTACCTTCTTGAAACTGCTCTAAGTAATTGATACAACGAATAAGTGTTGATTTACCTGAACCTGAAGGTCCACAGACAACGATGATTTCACCTTTTTTAATTGTAAGGTTGATGTCTTTTAATACATGAAAATCACCATACCATTTGTTTAAGTTTTTAATTTCTATGATATCTTTTCTATCTTTCATCTTCTATTCCTATCTCAAATTGGTATTAAATCGTTTTTCGAGCTTTTGGCTAAAGTTAGACATAGAGTAACAAAAGAACCAAAAGATAAAGGTAACAAACACATAACCTTCCGTTTCATACCCTAACCAGTATGAGTCTGCAGCACTTAAGCGAACCATCGCAAGCAGGTCAAATAGCCCAATGATAAGCACAAGCGTCGTATCTTGAAAAAGGGCAATGGAGACACCAACAAGATTTGGAATGGCTACTTTTAATGCTTGCGGAAGAATGACTAAAAACATTTTTTGCCAGTATGAAAGTCCTATGGCATCAGCAGCTTCGTATTGACCTTTTGGAATAGACTGAAGTCCACCACGAATGTTTTCTGCAATATATGCAGCTTCAAACATCGCAATACCAATAAGAGCTCTGAGCAATTTATCAAATGTCATGCCCTCAGGAAAGAAGAGTGGCAAAATAATCGATGACATAAATAAAATTGTAATAAGCGGCACACCCCTGATAAACTCAATATACGTAACACTGATACTTTTAATGATCGGTAAATGTGACGCACGACCAAGGGCTAAGAGTACACCCAAAGGAAATGCAGCGACAATACCCACAGCCGCTACCATAATGGTCAGCATCAAACCGCCCCATTTATCGGTAGGCACTGTTTCCATACCAAAGAAACCACCATGTACGAGGAAAAAGCCAGCAATAAAGTAAATATGGGCTAAAGCCACTTTGAGTAAAGGACTTTTAAGGTACTTAAACGCGACAATAAGGACAAAGAAAAGTCCATAAACGCTATTAACCCTCCATCTCAGATCAGAAGGGTAAAATCCATACATAAACATATCGATTTTCATACGTATAAATACCCAACACGCTCCGCCACTGACACAATCTTCACGTGTTGAGCCCGCAAAGTTTGCATTGATATAAGCCCATTTGACAAACGGTGGAATAATCCAAAAAAGAATCATCACACCTAAGAGCGTTAGAGCAACATTAAGCGGTGATGAAAATAGATTTTCTCGAATCCAAAATGTCGCACCTTTTGTATTAGAAGGCGCTTTACGTTCTTGTTTTTTTTCATAGGTTGCCATATTAGCGCTCCTGAATCTTCATTTTATGGTTGAACCAGTTCAGAAGTGCCGATACGATTAAACTGATGATGAGATAAACGAGCATCGTCATCGAAATAATTTCAATCGCTTGTCCTACTTGGTTCAGTGATGTTCCTGCAAAAACAGTAACAATTTCAGGATACCCTACAGCCGTTGCTAATGAAGAGTTTTTAATGAGATTGAGATATTGGTTAATAATCGGTGGAATAGCAATACGGATTGCTTGAGGTAAAATAACCAATTTTAGAGATTGATACGGACTAAATCCCATAGAGGCAGCAGCCTCTTTTTGACCGTGACTGACCGCTTCAATACCTGAACGAACTGCTTCTGCAATAAACGTTGCTGTATAGATAGTAAGTGCAAATGTCAATGCTAAAAATTCAGGAGAGAGTGTTTTCCCCCCTTTGAAGTTAAAACCACGAAGCTCTGGAAAACTAAAGTTTAGATGTGCTCCACCTATGAAATAGGCAAGAACAGGAAAGAGTATAAAGATTCCTATTGCAAATGGGAAGACGATAAAATCTTCACCCGTGGCTTCTTTACGCTTATTTGCCCAAGCATTGAGCGCGATAGCAGCAAAAAGAGCACAAAAAAGACTTCCAACCATCATAAAAAACGTTGTATTGTATTCAGGAAGAGGGAAGTAAAGGCCTCTGTTATTGATAAATATCATATCAAAAAAGTTAAAACTCTGTTTGGGATTTGGCATAGCGCGAAGTACTACGTTGTACCAAAAGAGTATTTGAAGCAAAAGCGGTATATTTCTAAAAAAATCAACATAGGCTTTTGCAAGTTTTGCGATCAACCAGTTGCGAGAAAGTCTCAAAATACCAATAATGAGTCCCACAAGTGTTGCACAGATAATACCAACAAAAGCGATAATGATTGTATTAAGAAGTCCTACAATAAAAACACGTCCATGTGTGTTTTCTTCTGTGTAAGGGATAGGTGATTGATCAATACCAAATCCAGCTGTTCCATTCAAAAAGCCAAAGCCTGTTTGAATGCCCCTTTGTTCTATATTGGCGACAGTATTGGTGCCAATATACCACAAAAAAGCAACCAAGCCAATAACGGTCAATAATTGGAAAATAATTCCTCTAATCTTTTGATTTCTCAAAAGTGTTAACATACGTATTCCTTTATGCTTTAAGATTAAGGGCAGAAATCTGCCCTTTGTATGACTTAATATCTAATCTATTATCTAAAAGGAGGTGCGTATTGGAGTCCACCATGTGTCCAAAGAGCGTTGTAACCTCTTGAAATTTTAAGAGGAGAGCCTTGTCCTACAGTTTTTTCGAAAGATTCGCCATAGTTACCAACTTGCTTGATGATGTTATAAGCAAAATCTTTTTTAAGCCCTAAGTTTTCACCCATCTGTCCTTCAACGCCTAAAAGACGTTTGATGTCTGGGTTGTCAGATTTGAGCATCGCATCAACATTGGCACTTGTAACACCTGCTTCTTCAGCTGCCAACATTGCATAAGATGTCCAGCGAACGATGTCAAACCATTTACCATCGCCCTTACGAACAACCGGTCCTAAAGGCTCTTTTGAGATAACTTCTGGAAGAACGACAGACTCATCAGGTTTTAAAAGTTTGATTCTCAAACCGTAAAGTTGAGATTGATCTGAGGTTAAAACATCACATCTACCGCTTTCATACGCTTTAACCACTTGGTCATTCGTATCGTAAGAGACGAGTTTGTATTTCATTTTGTTAGTTCTAAAGTAGTCAGCAACATTTAGCTCTGTTGTCGTTCCTGTTTGAAGACAAATAGAAGCGCCATCAAGTTCTTTTGCACTTT includes the following:
- a CDS encoding methyl-accepting chemotaxis protein, with product MFLNQIKIKTKGWFLAIGVLCGFMANIILVSFLITGTERLILIIGSICGMIFFFVFTRVMIVSMTNSIDALFAITLDLAKGSGDLTKRIQINSKDEIADLSDNINQFIEKIHTTVVTSTQTSSQSAQMAHQFSAISNDVDKRMAEERDFVKKTKDLGDAMKLTLEQNTCNASQTSQNILNASQTLNTTALEIKNLVNNIQQASEVESHTSERLQQLSNDANQVKNVLTVISDIADQTNLLALNAAIEAARAGEHGRGFAVVADEVRNLAERTQKSLTEINATINVIVQNIMDASDQMSKNYKFIEQMAHNSEEVEAKISNTEAIIKEASDASLIASNVSQKLSNDTATIIKNIGELYESSMQNSNDVKNLNTSSQQLLGLSETLASKLALFKI
- a CDS encoding CoA-binding protein, which translates into the protein MECDISNISMPGDAGIKDIFSMCKSIAIIGLSPDPTKDSHRVARYLQGHGFKIYPIYPKEETILGEKVYRSLLDIPGQVDMVDMFRKPEIADSLIEEVLKKGDVKVFWLQIGIINNKACAKAQEHGLIAVQNRCTKVEYERLMK
- the trmA gene encoding tRNA (uridine(54)-C5)-methyltransferase TrmA; the protein is MECSYFGKCGSCTLYTLDYDAQCAHKKAHMYALFEPFNVKHFDFFESVSEHYRGRSEFRIWKEGDTISYAMGAVDKKGAVCIENCPKVEMKIYTLMPKLLQQIESSPMLREKIFAIEFLASSEHLLVTLIYHKPLNEVWESEAKELEKAFRIFIIGRSRGMKRVLSQDFVEDRFDIAAKTYRYNIIEGGFSQPNRAMNQKMISWVLGHLENCEDLLELYCGYGNFTIPMAGRFKKVLATEISKTSIASALQNCELNDTHNITFLRMSAEELTSALKKEREYNRLKGIHLEDYRFSHVFVDPPRSGMDEASLEFISQFENIIYISCNPETLKRDLEVLTKKYAICHFALFDQFPNTEHLESGVILKRI
- a CDS encoding amino acid ABC transporter permease; translation: MATYEKKQERKAPSNTKGATFWIRENLFSSPLNVALTLLGVMILFWIIPPFVKWAYINANFAGSTREDCVSGGACWVFIRMKIDMFMYGFYPSDLRWRVNSVYGLFFVLIVAFKYLKSPLLKVALAHIYFIAGFFLVHGGFFGMETVPTDKWGGLMLTIMVAAVGIVAAFPLGVLLALGRASHLPIIKSISVTYIEFIRGVPLITILFMSSIILPLFFPEGMTFDKLLRALIGIAMFEAAYIAENIRGGLQSIPKGQYEAADAIGLSYWQKMFLVILPQALKVAIPNLVGVSIALFQDTTLVLIIGLFDLLAMVRLSAADSYWLGYETEGYVFVTFIFWFFCYSMSNFSQKLEKRFNTNLR
- a CDS encoding amino acid ABC transporter permease — translated: MLTLLRNQKIRGIIFQLLTVIGLVAFLWYIGTNTVANIEQRGIQTGFGFLNGTAGFGIDQSPIPYTEENTHGRVFIVGLLNTIIIAFVGIICATLVGLIIGILRLSRNWLIAKLAKAYVDFFRNIPLLLQILFWYNVVLRAMPNPKQSFNFFDMIFINNRGLYFPLPEYNTTFFMMVGSLFCALFAAIALNAWANKRKEATGEDFIVFPFAIGIFILFPVLAYFIGGAHLNFSFPELRGFNFKGGKTLSPEFLALTFALTIYTATFIAEAVRSGIEAVSHGQKEAAASMGFSPYQSLKLVILPQAIRIAIPPIINQYLNLIKNSSLATAVGYPEIVTVFAGTSLNQVGQAIEIISMTMLVYLIISLIVSALLNWFNHKMKIQER
- the ilvA gene encoding threonine ammonia-lyase encodes the protein MISLSEIVKAKRQLGNVVTKTPCALAPHLSDEVGAQVYLKKENLQITGAYKLRGAYNKIASLTKEERKKGVIAASAGNHAQGVAYSARSFGISATIVMPEATPLLKVTGTKALGAEVILHGDNYDEAYAYALTYAKEHGLTFIHPFEDPTVIAGQGTVALEMIDEINDLDIVVVPIGGGGLISGMSSAIKQIDPKIKVIGVNASGAPAMYESFYAKKAINSKSVRTIADGIAVRDVSESNLEHILECVDEVVTVDDEEIAAAILFLLERQKLVVEGGGAASVAAIMHQKFAFTKDMKIGAVLSGGNIDVQMLSVIIEKGLIKSHRKMKLVITLIDKPGSLMRLTDLFKNANANIIQIDYDRFSTKLSYGDAQITIMLETKGLEHQQMIRGLLEEAGYPFTEEV
- a CDS encoding amino acid ABC transporter substrate-binding protein is translated as MMLRSQFAKISLATITVLGLGSTTLSADTLAEVQKQGFVKCGVDGGLPGFSEVGSDGIYKGIDVDQCRAVAAAVLGDAKKVKYIALNAKERLTALQSGEIDMLSRNTTWTQTRDTSLGLNFTGVTYYDGQGFMVTKKLGVKSAKELDGASICLQTGTTTELNVADYFRTNKMKYKLVSYDTNDQVVKAYESGRCDVLTSDQSQLYGLRIKLLKPDESVVLPEVISKEPLGPVVRKGDGKWFDIVRWTSYAMLAAEEAGVTSANVDAMLKSDNPDIKRLLGVEGQMGENLGLKKDFAYNIIKQVGNYGESFEKTVGQGSPLKISRGYNALWTHGGLQYAPPFR
- a CDS encoding amino acid ABC transporter ATP-binding protein; amino-acid sequence: MIEIKNLNKWYGDFHVLKDINLTIKKGEIIVVCGPSGSGKSTLIRCINYLEQFQEGSITVDGIDLINDVKKIKAIREEVAMVFQHFNLFPHLTILDNLTLAPIWVRKMPRKEAEAMAMKYLERVGIANQAHKYPNQLSGGQQQRVAIARSLCKNPKIMLFDEPTSALDPEMVAEVLDVMIELAREDKTMVCVTHEMGFAKKVADRIIFMDAGQIVEENTPEEFFQNPESDRLKLFLEQILSH